In Erigeron canadensis isolate Cc75 chromosome 6, C_canadensis_v1, whole genome shotgun sequence, the following are encoded in one genomic region:
- the LOC122606122 gene encoding GLABRA2 expression modulator-like: MESPNGDHNPSKKPNGSDEDHTQMDPTLKLDLGRIEINNGEVTDENGSSSSTTTTPNRSKKSVRWSQDLVEERTLPPLEKNESFVVRTSESHSSTNSQAFNINSSMVTIKDTFGRWRKKVGEATKKAEDLAGNTWQHLKTAPSLTDAALGRIAQGTKILAEGGYEKVFRQTFETVPEELLQNSYACYLSTSAGPVMGVLYVSTAKLAFCSDNPLSYKTNDKTEWSYYKVIIPLQQLKAVNPSISRANTSEKYVQVISVDSHEFWFMGFLNYDGAVKCLKDSIEAHTTRSMV; this comes from the exons ATGGAATCACCAAACGGTGACCATAATCCATCCAAGAAACCGAATGGATCGGATGAAGATCATACCCAGATGGATCCGACCCTGAAACTTGATCTGGGTCGGATTGAAATCAACAATGGTGAAGTAACCGATGAAAATGGGTCATCatcttcaacaacaacaactccAAATCGGTCAAAGAAATCGGTGCGATGGAGTCAAGATTTAGTTGAAGAAAGAACTTTGCCGCCGTTGGAAAAAAATGAATCTTTTGTTGTTCGGACAAGTGAATCTCATAGTAGTACTAATTCACAAGcatttaatattaata GTTCAATGGTGACAATTAAAGATACATTTGGTAGATGGAGAAAGAAAGTTGGAGAAGCTACAAAGAAAGCTGAAGATCTTGCTGGAAATACTTGGCAACATT TGAAAACGGCTCCTAGTCTTACTGACGCTGCTTTGGGAAGAATTGCCCAAGGAACCAAAATTTTAGCAGAAGGAGGTTATGAGAAGGTATTCCGACAAACATTTGAGACGGTCCCTGAAGAGTTACTTCAAAATTCATATGCCTGTTATTTATCTACTTCAGCTGGTCCTGTGATGGGGGTTTTATATGTATCTACCGCAAAGCTTGCATTTTGTAGTGACAATCCATTGTCATATAAGACTAATGACAAGACTGAGTGGAGCTATTATAAG GTGATCATCCCTTTACAGCAGCTGAAAGCAGTTAACCCTTCTATTAGTAGGGCCAATACTTCTGAGAAATATGTCCAGGTCATTTCTGTTGACAGCCATGAGTTTTGGTTTATGGGTTTTCTAAACTACGATGGTGCTGTAAAGTGCCTAAAAGATTCCATAGAAGCACACACTACACGGTCCATGGTGTGA
- the LOC122603201 gene encoding receptor protein kinase TMK1 encodes MRTHMGFKFLLTVFIIFSSIFININSQSENSDVEVMLSLKKSLNPPPNLKWADPNPCKWDHVVCSDENRVTRIQIGHFNLQGSLPSTLSNLTQLERLELQWNSISGPLPSLSGLSSLQVLMLSNNMFNSIPSDFFTDMSSLQSLEIDNNPFEKWVIPDSLKDASTLQNFSAVNVNLTGQIPDFFGPDDFPGLVNLHLALNDLNGTLPLSLSGSQIESLWVNGQKLSGKIDVLQNMTSLKEVWLHSNSFSGPLPDFSGLKELEVLSVRDNSFTGPVPDSLVNLESLKSVNLTNNMFQGPMPKFKDSVSVDMAKDSNNFCLPEPGECDGRVNTLLEIAKSMDYSPKFANSWKGNDPCADWFGITCNNGNITIVTFEKMQLKGTISPAFASLKSLQRIVLADNNLTGTIPEELTTLPALTALDLENNNLYGKVPAFRSNLKVNIDGNPDIGKEKSSSSDPNAPGSSGSPSSNGVSLNGKKKSKSWIGVVLFSILGGVMLVFLIGVLAFCLYKKKQKKFSQVQSPHAIVIHPRNSGSDNESVKITVAGSSVSVGALSETHTIHTAEGDNIQMVEAGNMVISIQVLKTVTNNFAQENILGQGGFGTVYKGELHDGTKIAVKRMECGVITGKGLAEFTSEIAVLTKVRHRNLVALLGYCLDGNEKLLVYEYMPQGTLSRHLFNWPEEGLSPLEWTRRLAIALDVARGVEYLHGLAHQSFIHRDLKPSNILLGDDMRAKVGDFGLVRLAPEGKGSVETRIAGTFGYLAPEYAVTGRVTTKVDVFSFGVILMELITGRKALDESQPEESMHLVTWFRRIHLNKDTFRKSIDQTLDLTEENLASISKAAELAGHCCAREPYQRPDMSHAVNVLSSLVEMWKPSDQSSDDIYGIDLDLSLPQALKKWQAFEGGSRTMDDASSSSFLPSLDNTQTSIPNRPYGFAESFTSLDGR; translated from the exons ATGAGAACCCATATGGGGTTCAAGTTCTTACTCACAGTCTTCATCATATTTTCATCAATCTTTATCAATATCAACTCACAGTCAGAAAATAGTGATGTTGAAGTTATGTTATCACTCAAGAAATCACTTAACCCACCACCAAATCTCAAATGGGCCGACCCAAACCCATGCAAATGGGACCATGTAGTGTGTTCAGATGAAAACAGAGTGACCCGGATTCAAATCGGGCATTTTAACCTTCAAGGTAGTCTGCCTTCAACCCTGTCAAACTTGACCCAACTTGAACGGTTGGAGCTCCAATGGAACAGCATTTCTGGCCCATTACCTTCTTTATCTGGGCTATCTTCTTTACAAGTTTTAATGCTTAGTAATAATATGTTTAATTCAATTCCTAGTGATTTTTTTACTGATATGTCATCTTTACAATCTTTAGAGATAGACAATAACCCATTTGAGAAATGGGTCATACCAGATAGTTTAAAAGATGCTTCAACACTTCAGAATTTCTCTGCTGTTAATGTTAACTTAACGGGCCAAATACCCGATTTTTTCGGGCCAGATGATTTTCCGGGTTTGGTTAATTTGCATTTAGCCTTAAATGATTTGAATGGTACTTTGCCTTTAAGTTTATCTGGGTCACAAATTGAATCTTTATGGGTTAATGGGCAAAAACTTAGTGGTAAGATTGATGTTTTACAAAACATGACATCCTTGAAAGAAGTTTGGTTACATTCGAATTCGTTTTCGGGCCCATTGCCAGATTTTTCGGGTTTGAAAGAGTTAGAGGTGTTGAGTGTTAGAGATAATTCATTTACTGGCCCTGTTCCTGATTCTTTAGTGAACCTTGAATCATTAAAGTCTGTTAATTTGACTAATAATATGTTTCAAGGACCTATGCCTAAGTTTAAGGATTCGGTTTCGGTTGATATGGCCAAAGATAGTAATAACTTTTGTTTGCCTGAGCCTGGGGAGTGTGATGGTCGGGTTAATACGCTGTTAGAGATCGCTAAATCGATGGATTATTCGCCTAAGTTTGCTAATAGTTGGAAAGGGAATGATCCATGTGCTGATTGGTTTGGGATCACTTGTAACAATGGAAATATTACCATTGTTACTTTTGAAAAGATGCAGCTCAAGGGCACGATTTCACCTGCATTTGCGTCTTTGAAATCGCTTCAAAGAATTGTTCTTGCTGACAATAATCTTACGGGTACGATTCCTGAAGAGCTTACTACTCTTCCTGCTCTTACTGCGTTGGATCTTGAAAATAATAATCTTTATGGTAAAGTTCCGGCCTTTAGGAGTAATTTGAAGGTCAACATAGATGGAAATCCGGATATTGGAAAGGAAAAGAGTAGTTCTAGTGATCCAAATGCACCTGGGTCTTCTGGTTCGCCGAGTTCAAATGGGGTCTCATTAAATGGTAAAAAGAAGTCAAAAAGTTGGATTGGCGTTGTGTTATTTTCGATTCTTGGAGGTGTTATGCTCGTGTTCTTGATCGGCGTTCTAGCATTTTGTCTATACAAGAAGAAGCAAAAGAAGTTTAGTCAAGTCCAAAGCCCTCATGCCATAGTGATTCACCCTCGTAACTCAGGTTCAGATAACGAGAGTGTAAAGATTACAGTTGCTGGTTCGAGTGTCAGCGTTGGTGCGCTTAGTGAAACCCATACGATCCACACAGCCGAAGGAGACAACATTCAGATGGTGGAGGCCGGAAACATGGTCATTTCAATCCAAGTTCTGAAAACTGTCACCAACAATTTTGCCCAAGAGAACATATTGGGGCAAGGAGGTTTCGGAACTGTCTACAAAGGTGAGTTACACGACGGAACCAAGATTGCTGTTAAGCGAATGGAATGTGGTGTGATTACCGGAAAAGGGTTAGCTGAGTTCACATCAGAGATTGCCGTTTTAACTAAAGTTAGGCATAGAAACCTCGTGGCACTTCTTGGGTATTGTCTTGATGGGAACGAGAAGCTTCTTGTTTATGAGTATATGCCTCAAGGAACATTGAGCCGACATCTGTTCAACTGGCCAGAAGAAGGTTTGAGCCCACTGGAATGGACCAGGCGTCTAGCTATTGCGTTGGATGTGGCTCGAGGTGTTGAGTATCTCCATGGTTTAGCTCATCAAAGTTTCATTCATAGAGACTTGAAACCTTCCAACATTCTTCTTGGTGACGATATGCGGGCTAAAGTTGGAGACTTTGGCCTCGTTCGTCTTGCCCCTGAAGGAAAAGGCTCCGTCGAGACAAGAATCGCAGGAACTTTTGGTTATCTAGCCCCTGAATATGCAG TAACCGGACGAGTGACAACAAAAGTCGACGTATTCAGCTTTGGGGTAATACTAATGGAACTGATCACTGGTCGAAAAGCACTAGACGAGAGCCAGCCAGAGGAAAGTATGCACCTAGTAACATGGTTTAGAAGAATCCACCTCAACAAAGACACATTCCGCAAATCAATAGATCAAACACTTGACTTAACCGAAGAAAACCTAGCCAGCATTAGCAAGGCAGCTGAGCTTGCCGGTCACTGCTGTGCCCGAGAACCATACCAAAGGCCGGACATGAGTCACGCTGTCAACGTGCTCTCATCTCTAGTAGAAATGTGGAAACCTTCAGATCAAAGTTCAGATGATATATATGGCATTGATCTCGATTTATCTTTGCCACAAGCACTTAAGAAATGGCAAGCGTTTGAAGGTGGAAGCCGTACAATGGATGATGCTTCGTCGTCTTCATTTCTTCCAAGTTTGGACAACACGCAAACGAGCATCCCAAACCGGCCGTATGGGTTCGCGGAGTCATTTACGTCCTTGGATGGGAGATAA
- the LOC122604562 gene encoding putative receptor-like protein kinase At5g39000, whose amino-acid sequence MWLSLIVTGFRNVYKVQIRHHGMPTSIAARRLDRRHGQGDIEFWTEISVLSSLSNDYIVELIGYVDEQDEKIIINRDCAKGSVLMYLSDPTLTWRDRLRISTGLGCAINYIHHELKQGYHIIHRNINTFTILLNNNWWPKLSGFEFCIKHPVDRRNQVFLCDEAIGTQGYMDPADLKYGGVTSKSDIYSLGVVLFELLCRRKAKDDQDNNQLLASLAKFHYKNGTLQDIIHPDLWSQMDQESFKCFSKVAYSCLKEDRTQRPNMELVLNLVGICVLIWIEK is encoded by the coding sequence ATGTGGCTCTCCCTCATTGTTACGGGATTCAGAAATGTTTACAAAGTGCAGATTAGACACCACGGGATGCCGACTAGTATTGCAGCACGAAGATTAGACCGTAGGCATGGCCAAGGCGACATTGAGTTCTGGACCGAGATCTCCGTGCTTTCTAGTCTCAGTAATGATTACATAGTTGAATTGATCGGGTACGTTGATGAGCAGGATGAGAAGATTATCATAAACCGAGATTGTGCCAAAGGAAGTGTATTGATGTATCTAAGTGACCCAACCCTTACATGGAGAGACAGATTGCGTATATCTACTGGTCTTGGATGCGCAATAAATTACATCCATCATGAGTTGAAACAAGGATATCATATCATACATCGTAACATTAACACTTTTACTATTTTGTTGAATAATAACTGGTGGCCGAAGTTATCTGGATTTGAGTTTTGTATCAAACATCCCGTAGATCGACGAAACCAAGTTTTTTTGTGTGATGAAGCTATTGGCACACAAGGGTATATGGATCCGGCTGATTTGAAATACGGGGGTGTGACTAGCAAGTCTGATATATACTCTTTAGGCGTCGTTTTATTTGAATTGTTGTGCAGGAGGAAAGCCAAAGATGATCAAGATAATAATCAATTGCTAGCTTCATTGGCCaaatttcattataaaaatgGAACACTACAGGATATTATCCATCCTGATTTGTGGAGTCAAATGGACCAAGAATCATTCAAATGCTTTTCAAAAGTAGCTTATTCTTGCTTAAAAGAAGACCGAACACAGCGGCCAAATATGGAACTAGTTCTTAATTTGGTTGgtatttgtgttttaatttgGATAGAGAAATAG